Proteins co-encoded in one Chitinophagales bacterium genomic window:
- a CDS encoding fibronectin type III domain-containing protein: MKSHNKNIHTLNNFFSNPYQSTDITGELTANNLSSSAFITTAPTHSIELPTGNAIFLQQKVTIGSLKLDTIGTKKQDITSLRSNLYRIGITVLLSDYVLKIASTLLLLLLLNFSLQAQTNVERIELSTAMVTNETDNGDARLLVDEQEFAGDPLNGMGGVPTTIWFPGWNPVFYPASAYIDLGKKYDLKYIYLFDVNNSGNITVEYGYPGNWMPLFTDVLSTYLQWRQHETDITTRYIRITRESSASNASEILLYGQEANANSDDDKSPAQIVDLQVKQTTATTATIEWTAVGDDANEGTAKQYDIRYSLFPITNANFTNAVVYSQTLQPKEAGNRQSITLLNLSEGTEYHFAVKAIDEAFNVSPLSNIATGKTLGESSFFGKIEMANAIAINEVGEGDASMLIDEQDISGDPFNEFGGEPETVWFPGWNSDLYPANVYLDLGKTYELEEIFLFDTHGVGDVTIEYGAPGSWIYLTEEPLNNYLQWKQHSINIKTRYLRFTRSSANANFSEVVLYGRITNGSGEGDGEINIDIKAPAAIADLEASDITETTLTLNWRATGDDGSDGTAAAYEVRYSENPITAANFMNAMEISQNLTPKLAGESESLAVSGLQPDTRYYFALKAMDEVPNISAISNIAVANTQAEIIDEEETDSIAPAAIADLNINEVGETNLWLNWTATGDDGIEGTAKSYEIRYSISPITAANFANATVVSNPITPLAAGSFQGMEIKGLQPNTRYYFALKVKDEMQNVSPISNIAEARTKEIIDNGNGEEEDYSNAPTTITDLQASNTTAFSTQLSWTVSSTAEQYDIRYSTSNITTANFNSALKVKNLLLPAKGGSKQMILVNELQPNQTLYFAIKTSDENGNVTGFSNTTSTTTKAIGAVAKMTLTPSMVTDESGFGNPRELVDEQNLAGNVLNSVGGVPLTTWMTGWGPNIKHPAHAYIDLKEAFEITQIFLYDGSNTGDLRISYGYPGNWTELLTDNLTGYLSWTQHNTQVYTRYLRISKMEAGSNVSEIVLYGKKAHSQTIDTTLPGAITDLEATHSTTSTVELSWTAPGEDGNNGKSTYYLLRYSASPINAKNLKDATMYHGMLAPTNQGVKQSVVVKELGDNVNYYFVLQGVDENFNLGALSNMAEGKTDLIVGGPHKKISLTPAMILNESVQGDATQLVDEQLLVGDPEKGDGEAPVNYWTMGGNPWLYSGFALIDLGTEYEISKIFLYNDGNKTTATPNEPINVFVGTPFNWTPLFTDEMNKPDQWSKHDYSNNPITTRYIRLEITAPATRMSEIVLYGAAQSPITETVPAPTKHELPAVNEFIGINAFIDDPNGNMEVAGFIREYHQWLWDEGNQDVNYVGYPNNECAFNPGAVNWNFDRYYQNLLNADITVAPSLLRSTLFMTGYEEWKLDEKPVREGKDATDPHSYIEHADYMYQFAARFGHTQVADNKLKLRADQPRVSGLGVLKYFENWNEQDAWWMNRKAYFTPYEYAAMTSADADGHLGALGPNKGIKAADPTAKVVMSGVAVPHLDHVRTLKFWSDYHRGGDFPVDVINVHHYCNDGEAQRSLGSKGISPEDDDLKGVMKQFVDYRDRYLPGVEVWITEFGYDSNSESIQGAPSIGSYDSEEVQGQWMIRSYLALAAAGVDKAAMYMLRDVATNSPYLFQTCGLMGPKGDWTPKPSWYYVYTMKNRFTGMAFEKEIPSGNPNVWIYQFRHKQNGDVLYAVWSPTSDGTTVNNYSLQLNGESNAYLVEMQHGDKDGVVNQLSISNNRVNINVSERPVFVMAGNYNELPIRHTLDEKMTLTPSMVVNESGKGNAQLLVDEQTVAGFPANKGGTPTTIWRPSTDGNVSYPAHAYIDLGEETDLTKFYIRDMDSKGDITISVGEPGDWTPLFSDHLESYGLWKGVVEHVRTRYVRVTLESSESNVSEVVLYRRLF, from the coding sequence ATGAAATCACATAATAAAAATATACATACTCTAAATAATTTCTTTTCTAATCCATATCAAAGCACAGACATTACAGGCGAACTTACAGCCAATAACCTAAGCAGCAGTGCCTTTATCACAACTGCCCCTACACACAGTATCGAATTACCAACAGGCAATGCCATCTTTTTGCAGCAAAAAGTGACCATAGGTAGCCTCAAATTAGACACCATTGGAACAAAAAAACAAGACATAACCAGTCTCCGTTCCAATCTTTACCGTATAGGCATAACCGTATTATTGAGCGATTATGTATTGAAAATTGCCAGCACCTTGTTACTTTTATTGCTGCTCAATTTTTCGCTTCAAGCCCAAACAAACGTTGAACGAATAGAACTTTCTACTGCAATGGTAACAAACGAAACCGACAATGGCGATGCCCGTTTGTTGGTGGACGAACAAGAATTTGCAGGCGATCCATTGAATGGCATGGGAGGAGTTCCAACAACCATCTGGTTTCCAGGATGGAATCCAGTCTTTTACCCAGCAAGTGCTTACATTGATTTAGGCAAAAAGTACGATTTGAAGTACATTTACCTATTCGATGTAAACAACAGCGGCAATATCACAGTTGAATATGGTTATCCAGGCAATTGGATGCCCTTATTTACTGATGTGCTTTCTACTTACCTTCAATGGAGACAGCACGAAACAGATATTACCACCCGTTATATCCGCATCACCCGTGAATCATCTGCCTCCAATGCTTCCGAAATATTGCTATACGGACAAGAAGCAAATGCCAACAGCGATGACGACAAAAGCCCCGCACAAATTGTTGATTTGCAAGTCAAACAAACCACTGCTACCACTGCCACAATAGAATGGACAGCCGTTGGAGACGATGCAAACGAAGGCACAGCCAAACAATACGACATTCGATACAGCCTTTTCCCTATCACCAATGCCAACTTTACCAATGCTGTTGTCTATTCCCAAACTTTGCAGCCCAAAGAAGCAGGAAACAGACAAAGCATTACCTTACTCAATTTGTCAGAAGGAACAGAATATCACTTTGCAGTGAAAGCCATCGATGAAGCCTTCAATGTGTCGCCTTTGTCCAACATTGCCACAGGCAAAACCCTGGGAGAGAGTAGCTTTTTTGGTAAGATAGAAATGGCGAATGCCATAGCCATCAATGAAGTAGGAGAAGGTGATGCCAGTATGTTGATAGACGAACAAGATATTTCAGGCGACCCCTTCAATGAATTTGGAGGCGAACCCGAAACCGTATGGTTTCCAGGTTGGAACAGCGATTTGTATCCTGCAAACGTGTATTTAGACTTGGGAAAAACCTACGAATTGGAGGAAATCTTTTTGTTTGATACACATGGCGTAGGCGATGTGACGATAGAATACGGCGCACCAGGCAGTTGGATTTATTTGACTGAAGAACCCTTGAACAACTACCTTCAATGGAAACAACACAGCATCAACATCAAAACACGCTACCTTCGATTCACCCGCAGTTCTGCAAATGCCAATTTTTCGGAAGTCGTCTTGTACGGACGCATCACCAACGGATCAGGCGAAGGAGATGGCGAAATCAACATTGACATCAAAGCCCCTGCTGCCATTGCAGATTTGGAAGCAAGCGACATCACCGAAACCACTTTGACCCTCAATTGGAGAGCAACAGGTGACGACGGTTCGGACGGAACAGCAGCAGCGTATGAGGTTCGATATAGTGAAAATCCAATCACTGCGGCCAATTTCATGAATGCAATGGAAATCAGCCAAAACTTGACTCCAAAATTGGCTGGTGAATCAGAAAGCCTTGCAGTAAGCGGATTGCAGCCCGACACCCGCTACTATTTTGCATTGAAGGCAATGGACGAAGTACCCAATATTTCTGCCATTTCCAATATTGCAGTAGCCAACACCCAAGCAGAAATCATTGACGAAGAAGAAACAGATTCCATTGCGCCAGCAGCAATTGCAGACTTGAATATCAACGAAGTAGGCGAAACAAATCTTTGGCTCAATTGGACGGCAACAGGTGATGACGGTATAGAAGGAACAGCCAAAAGCTATGAAATTCGATACAGTATTAGCCCCATCACAGCCGCCAATTTTGCAAATGCCACTGTGGTCAGTAACCCGATTACACCCCTTGCCGCAGGTAGTTTTCAGGGAATGGAAATCAAAGGTTTGCAGCCCAATACCCGTTATTATTTCGCATTGAAGGTAAAAGACGAGATGCAAAATGTTTCCCCTATTTCCAACATTGCAGAAGCCCGAACCAAAGAAATCATTGACAATGGAAATGGAGAAGAGGAAGATTACAGCAATGCGCCAACGACCATCACCGATTTGCAGGCTTCCAATACTACCGCTTTTTCTACTCAATTGAGTTGGACAGTAAGCAGCACTGCCGAGCAATACGACATCCGATACAGCACTTCCAACATCACGACTGCCAACTTCAACAGCGCATTGAAAGTAAAAAACCTTTTGTTACCTGCAAAAGGGGGTTCGAAGCAAATGATTTTGGTGAACGAATTGCAGCCCAATCAAACACTTTATTTCGCCATCAAAACTTCGGATGAAAACGGCAATGTGACAGGATTTTCTAACACCACTTCAACGACTACAAAAGCCATTGGAGCAGTTGCCAAAATGACTTTGACCCCTTCAATGGTGACAGACGAAAGTGGATTTGGCAACCCTCGTGAGTTGGTGGACGAACAAAATTTGGCAGGCAACGTATTGAACAGTGTGGGCGGAGTGCCATTGACAACTTGGATGACAGGTTGGGGGCCCAACATCAAACACCCTGCTCATGCGTACATTGACTTGAAGGAAGCCTTCGAAATCACCCAAATATTCTTGTACGATGGCAGCAATACGGGCGATTTGCGAATTTCTTACGGTTATCCAGGAAATTGGACCGAATTATTGACCGATAATCTCACAGGCTACTTATCTTGGACACAACACAATACACAGGTCTATACACGCTATCTCCGCATCAGCAAAATGGAAGCAGGTAGCAATGTATCAGAAATTGTCTTGTACGGGAAAAAAGCCCATTCCCAAACTATTGACACCACTTTGCCAGGAGCCATCACCGACCTTGAAGCTACCCATTCGACAACTTCAACGGTAGAACTCAGTTGGACGGCTCCAGGTGAAGATGGCAACAATGGCAAATCCACCTATTACCTCCTTCGATACAGTGCCTCACCCATCAACGCCAAAAACCTCAAAGATGCTACGATGTACCACGGTATGTTGGCCCCAACAAATCAGGGCGTAAAACAATCCGTCGTAGTCAAAGAATTGGGCGACAATGTGAACTACTACTTTGTGCTGCAAGGCGTGGATGAAAACTTCAATTTGGGCGCACTCTCCAACATGGCAGAAGGCAAAACGGACTTAATCGTAGGCGGCCCACACAAGAAAATCAGCTTGACCCCAGCCATGATTCTCAACGAATCGGTGCAAGGTGATGCTACACAACTCGTTGATGAACAACTATTGGTAGGCGACCCAGAAAAAGGCGATGGTGAAGCACCTGTCAACTACTGGACAATGGGCGGCAATCCTTGGCTCTACTCTGGCTTTGCACTCATCGACTTAGGCACAGAGTACGAAATCTCGAAAATATTCCTCTACAATGACGGCAACAAAACCACTGCAACGCCCAACGAACCCATCAATGTGTTTGTAGGAACACCCTTCAATTGGACACCGCTCTTTACCGACGAAATGAACAAGCCCGACCAGTGGAGTAAACACGACTACTCCAACAACCCGATTACTACCCGTTACATCCGATTAGAAATCACAGCCCCAGCCACAAGGATGTCGGAAATAGTGCTGTACGGTGCTGCTCAAAGTCCCATCACCGAAACAGTGCCAGCTCCTACTAAACATGAACTGCCAGCAGTGAACGAATTTATCGGCATCAACGCATTCATTGACGATCCGAATGGCAATATGGAAGTAGCGGGTTTTATTCGGGAATACCACCAATGGTTGTGGGACGAAGGAAACCAAGATGTGAACTATGTCGGCTATCCCAACAACGAATGTGCCTTCAATCCTGGCGCAGTCAATTGGAACTTCGATAGATACTACCAAAACCTACTAAACGCAGACATCACCGTAGCTCCTTCATTGTTGCGCTCAACGCTCTTCATGACAGGCTACGAAGAATGGAAACTGGACGAAAAACCTGTGAGAGAAGGCAAAGATGCCACCGACCCACATTCTTACATCGAACACGCAGACTATATGTATCAGTTCGCTGCAAGATTTGGACACACACAAGTAGCCGACAACAAATTGAAATTGAGAGCCGACCAACCGAGAGTCAGCGGTTTGGGAGTCCTGAAATACTTTGAGAATTGGAACGAGCAAGATGCTTGGTGGATGAACCGCAAAGCCTACTTTACCCCCTACGAATATGCTGCAATGACGAGCGCAGATGCAGACGGACACTTGGGCGCATTGGGCCCGAACAAAGGCATCAAGGCGGCCGACCCTACTGCAAAAGTGGTGATGAGCGGTGTCGCTGTTCCACATCTCGACCACGTTCGCACCCTCAAATTTTGGAGCGACTACCACAGAGGCGGTGACTTCCCAGTAGATGTCATCAACGTGCATCACTACTGCAATGACGGCGAAGCACAACGCAGCTTAGGCTCAAAAGGCATCAGCCCAGAAGACGATGATTTGAAAGGAGTAATGAAACAGTTTGTGGACTACCGTGACCGTTATTTGCCAGGTGTGGAAGTGTGGATTACCGAATTTGGCTATGACTCCAATTCTGAATCTATACAAGGTGCGCCTTCTATTGGTTCTTACGACAGCGAAGAAGTACAAGGTCAATGGATGATTCGTTCTTACTTGGCTTTAGCAGCCGCAGGGGTTGATAAAGCAGCCATGTATATGCTCCGTGATGTAGCCACCAACTCCCCTTACTTGTTTCAAACATGCGGATTGATGGGACCCAAAGGTGACTGGACTCCAAAACCAAGTTGGTACTACGTTTACACCATGAAAAACCGCTTTACAGGTATGGCTTTTGAGAAGGAAATCCCGAGCGGCAACCCGAATGTATGGATTTACCAATTCCGCCACAAACAAAACGGAGATGTATTGTACGCTGTTTGGTCGCCTACAAGTGATGGCACTACGGTAAACAACTACAGCCTTCAATTGAATGGTGAAAGCAATGCTTACTTGGTAGAAATGCAGCATGGTGACAAAGATGGTGTTGTGAATCAACTGTCTATCTCCAACAACCGAGTGAACATCAATGTGAGTGAACGCCCTGTTTTTGTGATGGCTGGAAATTATAATGAATTGCCTATCCGCCACACTTTGGATGAAAAAATGACTTTGACTCCTTCAATGGTCGTAAACGAATCGGGCAAAGGAAATGCTCAACTCCTTGTAGATGAACAAACTGTTGCTGGTTTCCCTGCCAACAAAGGTGGTACTCCTACGACTATCTGGCGACCTTCTACGGATGGCAATGTTTCTTACCCTGCTCATGCCTATATTGACTTGGGCGAGGAAACGGACTTGACCAAATTCTATATCCGTGATATGGACAGCAAGGGCGACATCACTATTTCGGTTGGTGAACCTGGTGATTGGACTCCTCTTTTTAGCGACCATTTGGAGAGTTATGGGCTTTGGAAAGGTGTTGTGGAGCATGTGCGGACGAGGTATGTGCGGGTGACTTTGGAGAGTTCGGAGAGTAATGTTTCGGAGGTTGTGTTGTATCGGAGGTTGTTTTAA
- a CDS encoding T9SS type A sorting domain-containing protein yields the protein MFRTITLLMLFVLPVWIGGTIFSTTKAQTTSPILQNSPVVAWYGNDNFSFAANEDILKVSMDKHPFEGFTLQLADLDLDLKDELLVSVKVKTAKQIDMRIDLHDGTYSTASDVNVIQTVVSNEKFATITYDFSSIIDKLQTGEIPYMLFCVNPGFNYEGEVYLKDLSISTGSEDVSVGIDALVNNGMVTNELSVFPNPASEFTNIQLPANHAFKELILQNITGKTILHQDIPEGLTTMQLKNLGRIEKGLYLLSVYGETEVLTTKLSIY from the coding sequence ATGTTTAGAACAATAACATTATTAATGCTTTTTGTACTGCCTGTGTGGATAGGCGGAACCATCTTTTCAACAACCAAAGCTCAAACTACAAGCCCTATTCTCCAAAATAGCCCCGTAGTAGCTTGGTATGGCAATGACAATTTTAGTTTTGCAGCAAACGAAGACATTTTGAAGGTCAGTATGGACAAACATCCTTTTGAAGGCTTTACCCTTCAATTAGCCGACTTAGATTTAGATCTAAAAGACGAACTATTGGTCAGTGTAAAAGTGAAAACTGCCAAACAAATTGATATGCGAATTGATTTGCACGATGGTACGTATTCTACTGCAAGTGATGTCAATGTGATTCAAACAGTCGTCAGCAATGAAAAATTTGCGACCATTACCTACGATTTCAGCTCGATTATAGATAAACTTCAAACAGGTGAAATACCCTATATGTTATTTTGTGTCAATCCTGGCTTCAATTACGAAGGTGAAGTTTACTTGAAGGATTTGAGTATCAGCACTGGCTCAGAAGATGTAAGTGTAGGAATAGATGCACTGGTCAATAATGGTATGGTAACAAATGAATTAAGTGTTTTTCCCAATCCCGCTTCTGAGTTTACCAACATTCAATTACCTGCAAATCACGCTTTCAAAGAACTCATTTTGCAGAACATCACAGGTAAAACCATTCTTCATCAAGACATTCCCGAAGGCTTGACCACCATGCAGTTGAAGAACTTAGGGCGTATCGAAAAAGGCTTGTACCTTCTCTCAGTCTATGGCGAAACAGAAGTTTTGACCACTAAACTTTCTATTTACTAA
- a CDS encoding GMC family oxidoreductase N-terminal domain-containing protein — protein MFTYIIIGAGSAGCVLANRLSANPNHKVLLLEAGKKDNSPDILLPASYSKLFKSEFDWAFETIVQSHVDNRCLFVPRGKVLGGSSSINAMIYMRGNRLDYDYWEELGAKGWNYESVLPYFKKAEHQENGGNEYHGTNGPLSVCNLRSPFKISTVLVEAAKELGFVHNTDFNGVTQEGFGLYQVTQKNSERHSTAAAYLHPIAHRSNLEVLTEALVHKILIENVQREGFKAVGVQYEKDGQLHTVKAAKEVILCGGAIASPQILMLSGVGHQQHLHDKGITCIKHLPGVGQNLQDHLLVPIVAELKGSMRTFDSAGTWLDHRRYEHFGTGPLSSNTSEAGGFVKTHPDLEAPDLQFHFSPAFYYQHSFVRPKGKGCTLAPTLLQPKSIGEILLDTPNSKDAPLIDPRYLSHEQDLQTMIEGVKLAYRLLQTSPFRRYFKGYHLPNSFLQTDEAIADHIRAYMKTVYHSCGTCKMGVDTMSVVNPQLQVHGIPNLRVIDASVMPNVPRGNTNAAAIMIGEKGADMVVGGSGK, from the coding sequence ATGTTTACATACATCATCATAGGTGCAGGCTCAGCAGGTTGCGTGTTGGCGAATCGCTTGTCTGCCAATCCAAACCACAAGGTATTGCTACTAGAAGCAGGTAAAAAGGACAACTCACCCGATATTTTGCTTCCTGCAAGCTATTCCAAACTCTTCAAATCGGAATTTGACTGGGCCTTTGAAACCATAGTCCAAAGCCATGTCGACAACCGTTGTTTGTTTGTGCCGAGAGGAAAAGTATTGGGCGGTTCGAGCAGCATCAATGCCATGATTTATATGCGTGGAAATCGTTTGGACTATGATTATTGGGAAGAATTGGGGGCAAAAGGTTGGAACTACGAATCTGTTTTGCCCTACTTCAAAAAAGCAGAACACCAAGAAAATGGCGGCAATGAGTACCACGGCACAAATGGCCCGCTTTCGGTCTGCAATTTGCGCTCGCCCTTCAAAATTTCAACCGTGCTTGTTGAAGCGGCAAAAGAATTGGGTTTTGTACACAATACCGATTTCAATGGAGTAACACAAGAGGGTTTTGGCTTGTATCAAGTGACCCAAAAAAACAGTGAACGCCACAGCACAGCCGCAGCTTATTTGCACCCTATTGCACATCGCTCTAATTTAGAAGTGCTTACAGAAGCCCTCGTTCACAAGATTTTGATTGAAAATGTCCAGCGAGAAGGTTTTAAGGCAGTCGGTGTTCAATATGAAAAGGACGGACAATTGCATACCGTAAAAGCTGCAAAAGAGGTCATTTTGTGCGGAGGAGCGATTGCAAGCCCTCAGATTTTGATGCTTTCAGGAGTGGGACATCAACAGCACCTGCACGACAAAGGCATCACCTGTATCAAACACCTGCCAGGAGTTGGGCAAAACCTACAAGACCATTTGCTGGTTCCAATCGTTGCCGAATTGAAGGGAAGCATGCGTACTTTTGACAGTGCGGGAACGTGGCTCGACCATAGACGTTACGAGCATTTCGGTACAGGCCCTTTGAGCAGCAATACTTCGGAAGCGGGTGGTTTTGTCAAAACACATCCCGATTTGGAAGCACCTGATTTGCAGTTTCACTTCAGCCCTGCGTTTTATTACCAACACAGTTTTGTCCGTCCCAAAGGCAAAGGTTGTACACTTGCGCCTACTTTATTGCAGCCCAAAAGTATTGGCGAAATTCTTTTGGATACACCCAACTCCAAAGATGCGCCACTGATTGACCCTCGTTATTTGAGTCACGAACAAGATTTGCAGACCATGATAGAAGGGGTAAAATTGGCGTATCGCTTGCTGCAAACAAGCCCTTTTCGACGCTACTTCAAAGGGTACCACCTACCCAATTCTTTCCTTCAAACGGATGAGGCCATTGCAGACCATATTCGAGCCTACATGAAAACGGTGTATCATTCGTGTGGAACCTGCAAAATGGGCGTGGATACGATGTCGGTGGTCAATCCTCAATTACAAGTACATGGTATTCCGAATCTGAGGGTTATAGATGCTTCTGTTATGCCGAATGTGCCGAGGGGAAATACCAATGCCGCAGCTATCATGATAGGAGAGAAGGGGGCGGATATGGTGGTTGGTGGGAGTGGAAAATGA
- a CDS encoding AAA family ATPase, with translation MKKVPYGSVGSFDDLVSQGYFYIDRTNYLEKLEGMSEKHLFFLRPRRFGKSLFVSILQHYYGLEHADKFDRLFGDFYAGKHPTALKNSYLILKFNFSGINTTTNEISYRGFLNSVRYSVEDFLTTYKAFFNSEHLKTLINIASPEDIMKQLWNWVKSEGKGKKIYVLIDEYDQFTNELIAYRFEEFKKIVSINGWVRKFYETLKIGADKGIIDRTFITGVTPITFDSLTSGFSNATDVSTDLELSGMMGFTDEEVRGLLQNLGLKEEKLEQAMQDLKQWYDGYVFSEDAKTAIYNSEMVLYFIKEFVKRNDYPQNLLAPSVATDYHKIQSMFRIAHKEKENLVTLKKILTDDEVTSFLVQKFNFADCNVLL, from the coding sequence ATGAAGAAAGTACCTTATGGCAGCGTAGGCAGTTTTGACGACTTGGTATCACAGGGTTATTTTTACATTGACCGAACCAATTACCTCGAAAAATTGGAGGGCATGAGTGAGAAACATTTGTTTTTTTTGCGTCCTCGCCGATTTGGAAAGAGCTTGTTTGTGTCTATCTTACAGCACTACTATGGTTTGGAACATGCCGATAAATTTGACCGACTTTTTGGAGATTTTTATGCAGGGAAACACCCTACTGCTTTGAAAAACAGCTATTTGATATTAAAGTTTAATTTTTCGGGTATCAATACAACTACTAATGAAATCTCCTACAGAGGCTTTTTAAACAGTGTTCGTTATAGTGTAGAAGATTTTCTAACGACTTATAAAGCTTTTTTTAACTCTGAGCATTTAAAAACATTGATCAATATAGCTTCACCAGAAGACATAATGAAACAATTGTGGAATTGGGTCAAAAGTGAAGGAAAAGGGAAAAAAATATATGTATTGATAGACGAGTACGACCAATTCACCAATGAATTGATTGCCTATCGGTTTGAAGAATTTAAGAAAATTGTAAGCATAAATGGTTGGGTGCGAAAATTTTATGAAACCTTGAAAATTGGGGCAGATAAAGGTATCATTGACCGAACTTTCATTACAGGGGTTACACCCATTACTTTTGATAGCTTGACGAGTGGTTTTAGCAATGCTACGGATGTGAGTACAGATTTGGAACTTTCTGGGATGATGGGTTTTACGGACGAGGAAGTTCGAGGGTTGTTGCAGAATTTGGGATTGAAGGAGGAGAAATTAGAGCAGGCAATGCAAGATTTGAAGCAGTGGTATGATGGTTATGTATTTAGTGAAGATGCGAAAACAGCTATTTATAACTCCGAAATGGTTTTATATTTTATAAAGGAATTTGTCAAAAGAAATGATTATCCTCAAAATTTATTAGCTCCGAGTGTCGCTACGGATTACCACAAGATTCAATCCATGTTTAGGATTGCTCACAAAGAGAAAGAGAACCTCGTGACGCTCAAAAAAATATTGACAGATGATGAGGTCACTTCGTTTTTGGTACAAAAATTCAATTTTGCTGATTGTAACGTTTTGCTGTGA
- a CDS encoding TRAP transporter substrate-binding protein, giving the protein MNRKTFLQKSTLLALGASTLLSSSCSDDDNKNPSNTTVIAPNVHTSKSKSYKWKMVTTFPPNFPILGESANLFAEWVKVLTDGRIDIKVYGAGELVPALEVFDAVSSGTVEMGNGTSFFWSGKLAAAPFFTAVPFGMNAQQMQSWLINSDGYELWKEAYSPFNLIPFLGGSTGVQMGGWFRKEINSIADIKGLKMRMPGLGGKVLEKAGATAMVTAGSEIYTNLEKGVIDATEWVGPYHDYLMGFHKIAPYYYSPGWHEPSGQTEFTIHKPTYEQLPTDLQEALFTASMRIQAWMLGEFDRQNSLYLAKILQEGKVKMRTFPKDVLDQFRVLAKEVVEEVVEGDAMSRKVYDSYQAFQKLTNPWYDLTEGAYHGLIKG; this is encoded by the coding sequence ATGAACCGAAAAACTTTCCTTCAAAAAAGCACCTTACTCGCACTCGGTGCTTCAACTTTACTATCCTCTTCCTGCTCTGACGATGATAACAAAAATCCATCAAATACAACCGTCATCGCCCCAAACGTTCACACTTCCAAAAGCAAATCGTACAAGTGGAAAATGGTCACAACTTTTCCGCCCAATTTTCCGATTTTGGGGGAGTCGGCAAACCTATTTGCAGAATGGGTGAAGGTTTTGACCGATGGAAGAATCGACATCAAGGTATATGGGGCAGGTGAATTGGTACCTGCTTTGGAGGTGTTTGATGCCGTATCAAGTGGAACGGTGGAGATGGGTAATGGGACTTCCTTTTTTTGGTCGGGAAAATTGGCGGCGGCTCCTTTTTTTACGGCAGTTCCGTTTGGGATGAACGCCCAGCAGATGCAGTCTTGGCTCATCAATAGTGATGGTTATGAATTGTGGAAGGAGGCATACTCACCTTTCAATCTGATTCCATTTCTGGGCGGTAGTACAGGCGTACAAATGGGCGGTTGGTTTCGGAAAGAAATCAACTCAATTGCCGACATCAAAGGCTTGAAGATGCGGATGCCTGGACTGGGCGGCAAGGTTTTGGAAAAGGCGGGAGCAACTGCAATGGTAACAGCTGGCAGCGAGATCTACACCAATTTAGAAAAGGGAGTCATTGACGCTACCGAATGGGTCGGTCCTTACCACGATTATTTGATGGGTTTCCACAAGATTGCGCCTTACTACTATTCTCCTGGTTGGCACGAACCGAGTGGTCAAACCGAATTTACGATACACAAACCTACTTACGAACAACTTCCCACTGACTTGCAAGAGGCTTTGTTTACGGCTTCGATGCGGATTCAGGCGTGGATGTTGGGAGAATTTGACCGACAAAATAGCTTGTATTTAGCTAAGATTTTGCAGGAAGGAAAGGTGAAAATGCGGACTTTTCCGAAGGATGTGCTGGACCAATTTAGGGTTTTGGCGAAAGAAGTGGTAGAAGAAGTTGTTGAAGGAGATGCAATGAGTAGGAAGGTTTATGACAGTTACCAAGCATTTCAGAAATTGACGAATCCGTGGTACGATTTGACTGAAGGGGCTTATCATGGGTTGATTAAAGGTTAA